A stretch of the Glandiceps talaboti chromosome 23, keGlaTala1.1, whole genome shotgun sequence genome encodes the following:
- the LOC144453141 gene encoding beta-1,3-galactosyl-O-glycosyl-glycoprotein beta-1,6-N-acetylglucosaminyltransferase-like: protein MFVPITRNCSFFLHSEGYINKPVSQEEINFPLAFSIMIHTSAHQVEQLLRTIYRPHNIYCIHIDKKAPSELHTAMKAITSCFDNVFIASRLDRVVWGTITQVHAERSCQKELLVQNQKWKYLINLTGQEFPLKTNLEIVQILKQFQGQNDIVTLALAVPNRTEVRHYIREDKLYRTEIRKTEPKPEGIVLYKGGVQSALTRPFVKFLHTRNIAEVLLIWLNDTAFPDEVFSQSLASLPEAPGGPGIIGSAASVSRLVNWKTMPHCKGIFIRGVCIFSWQDLPWIVKQPQLFVNKLKVNFDALALQCLEEWINYRTFHPIEMNLNLYRTFAKVRTVEALRNLEKWVI from the coding sequence ATGTTTGTACCAATTACACGCAATTGTTCcttctttcttcattcagaaGGATATATTAATAAGCCTGTTAGTCAGGAGGAGATTAATTTCCCCCTGGCCTTTAGCATAATGATACACACTTCGGCTCACCAAGTGGAACAGTTGTTGAGAACCATATACAGACctcataatatatattgtattcataTCGATAAGAAAGCTCCATCTGAACTACATACAGCCATGAAGGCGATAACTAGTTGCTTTGATAATGTATTCATAGCTTCACGTCTAGATCGTGTCGTCTGGGGAACAATAACGCAAGTGCATGCAGAACGGAGCTGTCAGAAAGAACTTCTAGTACAAAACCAGAAAtggaaatatttgataaatctgACTGGACAGGAGTTCCCTCTGAAAACTAAtctggaaattgttcaaatcctGAAACAATTCcaaggtcaaaatgatatagtGACATTGGCATTGGCAGTCCCGAACAGAACAGAGGTAAGACATTACATCAGAGAAGATAAACTTTACAGGACAGAAATAAGAAAAACTGAACCAAAACCAGAGGGCATTGTACTTTACAAAGGAGGTGTACAGTCTGCACTCACACGTCCGTTTGTCAAATTTCTTCACACCAGAAACATTGCTGAGGTATTGCTTATTTGGTTGAACGATACCGCATTCCCAGATGAGGTGTTTTCTCAGAGTTTAGCCTCCCTCCCCGAAGCCCCAGGCGGACCTGGAATAATTGGTTCTGCCGCATCTGTTTCAAGATTAGTAAATTGGAAAACTATGCCCCATTGTAAAGGTATTTTCATCCGTGGTGTATGTATCTTCTCATGGCAGGATCTACCATGGATTGTTAAACAGCCACAATTGTTTGTCAATAAACTCAAAGTGAATTTCGATGCTTTAGCTTTGCAATGTCTAGAGGAATGGATAAACTATAGAACTTTTCATCCTATTGAGATGAACTTAAACTTATATCGGACTTTTGCAAAGGTTAGGACTGTAGAGGCTCTTAGAAACCTCGAAAAATGGGTAATTTAA
- the LOC144453143 gene encoding uncharacterized protein LOC144453143, giving the protein MVKGKSSSNSIMPNFPIVIFLQVLFAFATTAHHCNRKCEFPAKPQTCEYDFTIAYYLSMASNCADCPYNTTHCYENKCMSLDGTQRAVVAINEIIPGPAIEVCHYDTIVIHLSNELMTSEVTSLHFHFQRHAGTPYMDGAPMVTQCPIQYGNKWRYEFTADPVGTHFWHSHAGFQRADGAYGALIVREPENFDPLLKFYDFDESEHTILLADWTNELAVSVILTRIFVYEARNDDNILINGRAEGKGNSHDPKTPRSTFSVKPGFRYRFRLIFNGNSDCPIYFSIDYHILTVISTDGNPVEPYQTDILGMSNGERFDVVIATDQDIDNYWIRAKGIEPDSFDLLCPNISSTAILHYDGAPEDNLPIVPLNFTRKGTVLNDPHKPKTDQFIPITALRSLAPNDATSGKADVTYYLAVNQLIYERSELNFDRTNQIDWIAYKAPSIPLIFKKDDQPIICYYDDVQAMREECDGTPVCQCTYVIKVALGIVVEVVIVNEARESRESHPMHLHGMNYRVVAMEKVTYPLYKSEVKLMDKLGLIVRNLDHPVMKDTVAVPAGGYTILRFHANNPGYWLFHCHIEFHIANGGMGLVFKVGENEDIPDVPADFPRCGNWP; this is encoded by the exons ATGGTGAAGGGGAAATCATCGTCAAATAGTATTATGCCAAACTTTCCTATTGTGATATTTCTACAAG TTTTGTTTGCATTCGCTACGACGGCCCATCACTGCAACAGAAAATGCGAGTTCCCAGCAAAACCTCAAACTTGCGAGTATGACTTCACAATTGCGTATTACCTCTCCATGGCATCTAATTGTGCTGACTGTCCATACAACACAACCCATtgctatgaaaataaatgtatgtccTTGGATGGAACTCAAAGAGCCGTCGTTGCTATCAACGAAATTATACCAGGACCCGCGATCGAG GTATGTCATTACGATACTATTGTAATCCACCTCAGTAATGAACTTATGACGTCAGAGGTAACATCGCTTCATTTTCACTTCCAAAGACATGCCGGTACCCCATACATGGACGGTGCACCGATGGTGACGCAATGCCCGATTCAGTACGGAAATAAATGGAGATACGAATTTACAGCTGATCCGGTCGGAACACATTTTTGGCATTCTCATGCTGGATTCCAACGCGCAGATGGAGCGTATGGCGCCCTCATCGTCCGTGAACCAGAGAATTTCGATCCGCTGCTGAAGTTTTACGATTTCGACGAAAGTGAGCACACGATACTACTTGCCGACTGGACAAATGAGCTTGCTGTTTCTGTTATACTAACACGGATATTTGTATACGAAGCACGTAATGATGACAATATTTTAATCAATGGGAGGGCAGAAGGAAAGGGGAACAGCCATGACCCCAAAACTCCTAGATCTACGTTTTCCGTGAAACCAGGTTTTCGGTATCGTTTCAGGCTAATCTTCAACGGGAACAGCGACTGTCCGATTTACTTTTCAATTGACTATCACATTTTGACCGTGATAAGCACAGACGGAAACCCCGTCGAGCCTTACCAAACTGATATCTTAGGGATGTCAAATGGTGAACGTTTTgatgttgtcatagcaaccgaTCAAGACATTGACAATTACTGG ATTCGTGCTAAGGGCATAGAACCTGATTCGTTTGACTTGCTTTGTCCAAATATTTCGTCGACAGCAATTTTACACTACGACGGTGCACCGGAAGACAACCTCCCAATAGTACCATTGAACTTTACCAGAAAAGGAACCGTATTAAATGATCCCCATAAACCCAAGACAGACCAGTTCATACCGATCACAGCACTGAGATCGCTTg CACCTAACGACGCAACGTCTGGTAAAGCGGATGTAACATACTATTTAGCTGTGAACCAACTGATCTACGAGAGAAGTGAACTGAACTTTGATCGTACTAACCAAATTGATTGGATTGCATATAAAGCGCCATCAATACCACTAATATTCAAGAAAGATGACCAACCGATAATTTGTTATTATGATGACGTGCAAGCCATGAGGGAAGAATGTGATGGTACGCCAGTTTGTCAATGCACATACGTCATCAAGGTTGCCTTGGGAATA GTCGTCGAAGTAGTTATCGTGAACGAGGCTAGAGAGTCACGAGAAAGCCATCCGATGCACCTGCATGGAATGAACTACCGGGTCGTTGCCATGGAGAAGGTCACCTATCCACTCTACAAATCTGAGGTCAAGTTAATGGACAAACTAG GTTTGATAGTTCGTAATTTAGACCATCCAGTGATGAAAGATACTGTCGCTGTACCAGCAGGTGGTTATACAATACTCCGTTTCCATGCCAACAACCCAGGTTATTGGCTATTCCATTGTCATATTGAATTCCATATTGCG AATGGTGGCATGGGTTTGGTCTTCAAAGTTGGTGAAAATGAAGATATCCCAGATGTTCCTGCAGACTTTCCTCGGTGTGGTAACTGGCcatag
- the LOC144453142 gene encoding beta-1,3-galactosyl-O-glycosyl-glycoprotein beta-1,6-N-acetylglucosaminyltransferase-like, which produces MTPQSHKWETSISGIRCSDLINGRLRTQDIVSEKMDALIQHMVSGNDSDFNEVSECATFLQSRGYLDKPVTQEEVEFPLAFSIVMHKSVHQVEQLLRTIYRPHNVYCIHVDKKSPLQLHTAMHAIASCFDNVFIASRLVKVTWGSISQVYAERSCQKDLLTKNQKWKYLINLTGQEFPLKTNLEIVQILKLFKGQNDIVTLAKVFPGRTAFRHYENSNWLVRSSVKKTEPLPGNIVIHKGGVQSALTRPFVEFLHESVIAQEFLIWLNDTESPDEAFYQSLASLPEAPGGPGVDGSHDAVSRLIVWQKTSSCKGKFVREVCVFSWRDLPWIVQQPHLFVNKFHRESDSITLHCLEELINNRTSEPSEITLNLYQHFEKVRSWDVVNSESQRWQVYTKKILIIIVLIVLVFTYIYFVYYCIKHTLLDAEKKTVDNKEYRYREGSLDIENQF; this is translated from the coding sequence ATGACGCCACAGTCTCATAAATGGGAGACTAGCATATCAGGAATTCGGTGTTCAGATTTGATTAATGGGCGTTTACGAACACAAGACATCGTTAGCGAAAAAATGGATGCATTGATTCAGCACATGGTCTCTGGCAACGACTCAGACTTTAACGAAGTGAGTGAGTGTGCCACTTTCCTTCAATCTAGAGGGTATCTTGATAAACCTGTCACACAGGAGGAGGTTGAATTTCCCTTGGCATTTAGCATTGTGATGCACAAGTCCGTCCATCAAGTGGAACAGTTGTTGAGAACCATATACAGACCacataatgtatactgtatTCATGTCGACAAGAAATCACCGTTGCAGCTTCATACAGCAATGCATGCGATTGCAAGTTGTTTTGATAACGTTTTCATAGCTTCGAGACTAGTGAAAGTTACTTGGGGAAGTATATCCCAAGTGTATGCAGAGAGATCCTGTCAGAAAGATTTACTGACGAAAAACCAGAAAtggaaatatttgataaatctgACTGGACAGGAATTCCCTCTAAAAACTAATttagaaattgtacaaattttgaaattattcaagGGGCAAAATGACATTGTAACGTTGGCAAAGGTGTTTCCAGGAAGAACAGCTTTCAGACATTATGAAAATAGCAACTGGTTAGTAAGATCTTCAGTGAAAAAAACGGAACCCCTACCAGGAAATATTGTCATCCACAAAGGAGGTGTACAGTCCGCCCTCACACGACCATTTGTAGAATTTCTACACGAAAGCGTCATCGCCCAAGAATTCCTTATATGGTTAAATGACACCGAATCCCCCGATGAGGCATTTTACCAAAGTTTAGCCTCCCTACCCGAAGCTCCAGGAGGCCCGGGAGTTGATGGATCCCACGACGCGGTCTCACGATTAATTGTTTGGCAGAAAACATCTTCTTGTAAAGGGAAGTTTGTTCGAGAAGTGTGTGTCTTCAGTTGGCGAGATCTTCCATGGATCGTTCAACAACCTCATTTATTTGTCAATAAATTTCACAGAGAAAGTGATTCGATAACACTACATTGTTTAGAGGAGTTGATAAACAATAGAACCAGCGAACCTTCAGAAATAACCTTGAACTTgtatcaacattttgaaaaggTAAGATCTTGGGATGTTGTTAATAGCGAATCTCAAAGATGGCAAGTTTATACTAAGAAGATACTGATTATTATTGTCTTAATTGTAttagtatttacatatatttactttgtatattattgtataaaACATACCTTACTAGATGCTGAAAAGAAAACCGTAGATAATAAGGAATATCGATATCGTGAAGGTAGTTTAGATATAGAGAATCAATTTTAG